Below is a genomic region from Nilaparvata lugens isolate BPH chromosome 3, ASM1435652v1, whole genome shotgun sequence.
GGTCCATTTTCGACAACGGCTTACCTCTGttgttcaaattatcaaaattgggAAGTAGTTCAGAAATGTAGATCACTGTCTCTTTACTAAATCTGTATCGAGCTATGAATTCACTGTCCGAGAAATAATTAAATGTGTCAAGCCTAATCCTATACTTTCTTACAGGTATTAACTCGAACACTTCATCATCTGAACTGCTGATGTACCTGATTATATCTAGATCCAtttcaatatattaaaataacagaACATCGAACACAGGACCCAACTAAGAGAAACAATACAACAGAAAGGCGATATGGCTCATAAACAGGTCTcaaacaaatattcaaattcttcaagtaaCTGTAACTTTGTCCAAACTCATCCGACGGTAATGAAACTCACCCAAGTTGTTTATCACCCAAGCCACCACAACTTGGCAGATGAGGGGAAAACTCTTTCAGGTGGGGGGGGGTAGGTACTTTAGACTAAATTATGGAAAAACCACCCCTTCGCGTTGCTCTTATTGCTGCTATATAATGAAAAGGGTGGGGGGGTGGTATGAGAGTTACCAAATAATTAGTAAGGGTTTagagggaatttttttttggGATGAGGGGTAGTGGAAATCTCAACCCTTACCGCAGGGGGTGCcttcaaaaatttcaaccaCCCCTAGCTCGGAAAGAGGGGGGGGGGACGCAACCTGTGTTGGTTGGAATAATGTGATTTCACAACCTATCACCTAAATCATAGGAGAGGGGTAACCTCTCACCCTCGCAAGTCCAAATCACCCTTTAGGGGTTGAGGGGTAAGGTAACAAAAATGGTGGTTGTGGTGGTGAAACCAGAAAGTTTCATCAAAAGATGCTAATTAGTGAACTATATAGCATTTAACATCATTCTTATACTATATTTAAGACAGAATATATATAATTGTAAATATTAAGAAAAACACCCTCAAACTAATCTAAAAACAATTAATTAGTGAAAAAATCCTATCCTATGTATCCCTATTGAACcaagaaaaaaaactaattaGTGAAATCACCACACCATTCAATTAACCTAAGAAAGGTTTATTAGTGAAACTATTAGTAACATATGTTCAAGACTAGATGAAAATTTCACAAGTCCAAAAACAGCTGACAGAAAAAAGTCAGCACTCTTAATTAAACTAAAAACCATCTATTAGTGAAATGCTAATTGAACTAAAAACTATTTATTAGTGAAATCCTCCAATTAAACTAAAAACTATTTACTACTGAAATCCTTCTCTCAACTGTCTGAAAAATGACAAGTCCAAAAAATGCAACCATAAAAATGGCTTGCACTTTTTTTCCCACTATAAAagagaattaaattgaattaattttaccTCTAATTATTTCCTATCAAAATGCAAGCTCGCACTTTTATAGAAGAGAGTTGATCAGGCCACTCATTGATTTCCTGTCACTTTTTTCTTACTACCCGTACTACACTATTATGACTATTTCTTTATAGGTCACTTAATTCATCAGAACTTAAAAAAATCCTCCTGCCCTTAGGGCAAATAATTAAGGAATGAGACCAATAACAATTAAAAGTAGACCATAAGTACTACAACAAAGTCAAAAACCAAACCGAAATGTACAAACCCACTCACAACACAGGCCAAAAAGCAATTGAGATGATCTTCCTATGTTAAAGCATAGGCTGAGCAAAAGTCAAGCactcaaacacttataacttagGAACCCTAAGTCCgactgacttgaaattttgcacactTATTCAGCTTTCCAATACCAACAAGATGGTGTAACTCTCAACTCATAATTccagaaaaaaaaacactttttgtcACTTAACACAGGAGCTCCAAAAAGAGATGTTTATGCCAGCTCTGCCAACTCCAAACTCCATTGGAGTTTTCACTACAAGGATGAAAGTTGGATCAGTTTCATTATCTATCTCGAAATCGCTGTTATCCAGTAGCTCTGCAAGCTCCTCATCTGTGAGATAACGTTCAGTAATGTTTACCTTCTTAGTCTTCCTTCCTGACACtctgaaatataatttttcaaatcacaAATCTATCAAACTTGTATTTACTTGTGATTCAAACTTCCTTGATACTATAAATTTGTTTAAAAGTATTCTCCTAAAATTCAAGATaatacaaacatatttttttacatCTGCTCAACCTACTGGTTAGGTCAGTTTGTCTGTCATAATCATCCTCAAATTCTAACAATCTTTTACTCCTCAGTTTATATTAATTAGTGACTCTAGCTTAGTTTTCTCCTTATTGTATTCAATTTCTtaatgattatatttttcaacaaacctATTATACATAaccattattataataaataactactaTTATACATAACCAAGTTATTCATGCACAAGTCTAGtacttatgtgggcatcatcctcaaaaAAATATCAAGCTGGGTCCTTTATTCAACGTTTACACAAGTAGTAGTGAGAGTGAACATAATAGAAAATGTTTAGCTTTGAGACCCAATGTCAACACTTGTGGACAAATTCTGATTGATCACTTTCATTATTAAAACCCAATATCCACAAGTGTGgtcaaattatttttcctatCAACTGTTACTTATGAAACTATGATAATGGTGTGAAAACAGtttaaaacaattcaataaacattttaacattaacaCTACCGTCAAACGGGGCTGTATCATCTTGAGCAGTTTTTTTTTTGCAGTTTTGAATTTGTAGTGATATTCTACACATATCTGTAAAAGCTACATTGCTCCAAATTTAAGCATCATTTTTGGGAAagattgttttgaaaatttaattcaagaGAATAGAAAGTCTCATTGCTTACTTCTCTAAAGAACAACAGAAACCCATAAAATGCactatttcatgaaaataatcagtttatcatattattttatttattttaattttggaGCAAAGTTGCCCCACGAAAAGGGGGTTACTATGCTCCAGctgataaaattcattatttttcatgcAGTAACACATCGTGGAGCAAAGATAGGTTCAATATTATGATGGATAAGGGCAAATATACACAAATAACATTATTTAGTATGAAGAAATTCTTATAATTAGAACCATAAAAAACTTATAAAGCATTATTCTCAAACAATCTCATCCAAATTACTATTTTTGTCCATGGAGATCACCTAATCTATTTATTCTACTgtctaaatttaaaataataataggctgATTGAAAATTGACATTCTGATACAATTCactcatcaaaaaattatttttctgtgttatAGCTACATCCAAATCCTATCAAGCTCAGGGATAGAATAGAAGCCACGCTTGGAAATCATCTTTGGGTTATTAATTCTCCCAACAACATCCTCCCATGGGTATTGGTGTTTGTCCTCAATATCAGGCCATTTCCATGATTTCAGTGACTTCATTGACAAAATGCACACCTCATCTTCATTAAAACTAAGCACTCGGCCTGGAAAGAACTCCCCCTCATAATTGAAAACAACAAACTCCCCAACTTTTCTCTCTGGACTTGGTAGGGAAAAGGAGCTTTTCAGGTCTTTTGATCCTTCCAACATGCTAATAAAGTCGTTTTCTTCATTCTCCTCTCTCTCATATTCGTCAATTACTTTATTcaaatcatcatcttcatcatcacttTCATCCAAATGTGCAATGCTATCCACTCTCTTTTTTGGGGACTTCTCAATTCTCCGATGTTTGCAACGATTCTGTGATGCTAATTCTTCCACTGTCTTGGCTTTCTTCAATTTAGAGGCTGCTCTATCATTACTTGCACAGGTTTCTGGAGCAGTAACTTGCCCTGTACTGCTACCACTTGAACTACAACTTATGTCAGTTTGAAAATGCTCTGGGCCAATGCTTTTTCCAGGAGGAACAGTCATTTGCTTTCTTTTTCCCCTGGAACTTTTCTCTGTCCATCTACCTCGTTTTTTCTCCAAGGATTCCAAAAATGAGCTTTCTATATCTTCTACATTCACTGATGTGGATGTAGGGATTTTCTTCAGCAGTTCATCAAGGCTAATAGGATAAATTCCACAGGTCCTGAACCCagattttaaattttgttcTGAGCCGGGCTGAGTGAATTCCATAAGTTTCTTCATTGGGGATGAGAAGTCTTGTTTTTGTAGAGTGCTATTCTTGAAACCACCACCTTCTTTCCATTCAGTGAGGATTTTTCGCCAGCCTCTCTTGAGAGGTGCAAAAAATGCTACATCAAGCGGCTGAGTTAGGTGGGTGCTATTAGCAGGTAAGCAAACAGTCTATATCATTTTTGTGGCAcaaattgataacattttcactCAAGTGTGTGGATAGATTGTCTCCTATAATAACTAACTCTCCCACCTTCTAACTTTCTGAGTCGGGGCAAAAGTAAACTCTCAAACAATTCATTAAAAGAGGAAGTGTCAAACCAACCTGATGGTGAATTACAATACCTAGCACCACTTGGTCCATTTTGACTCCATGTGTCCCACAGTTTTGTGGACTTATAAACTACAAACGGTGGAAGAACCTCCCCTGCAGTATTTCCACAGAACATTACCGAAATACTCATCTTGGTTGTGTTGCATATTCTTTCAGGATATTTACATCCCCGCTTCACTATTACTTTTTTCTCCCAGGGTCATCTGTAAGATTGGATTCATCATAATTCCAGATGCTCTTCGGTGGCAGTCCTTCAGTCACTTTTTCCAAATTACTGATATATTCACTGATAGTGTCTTTCGTTATTCCAGCCCTGCTTCTCTTGATGTTTGCAGCAAATCGTGCCCCAGTCAGATGGGGATatctttttaaaaatgaaagGACCCATTCCCGTCCTGGcaaattgtttttgaaaatttttaccGTTCGTCCACATTTGTCCAAATAGGCCTTccaataattctaaaatcaatagAGTCCAGAGGAAAGCTGAATTCACTACAGCGTACAATGCAGCAAACAAATGCTGCCTCCTCTTCttcactaaaaactgtaggtttGCCTGGTGGAGTCTTCTTAACACTGTGAGCACCATCTGAAGTTTTCAAGACCTTGATTTTGCTGATGATTGTCCTTCttggaattttgtattttatttctgCATCCCACTGCGTGAGTTGGCCCTTCAAAACTGCTTGTAGACATTCATTGAGCGTTTCCAGAGAATAGTTGCAGTAATTTCTTGCACCAACTTTTTTATATGTCCTGGTCATCCTGAAACAATTACAGAACAAAGTGAtaagaataagagaaaaaggTTAATAAAAAGTCTGCAGCATAGGCTACCATTTGCACGTTAGTATCGGTCCTAATTAATACTGGCCGAAACTACTTCTTATCTCATGTAGGCTACTGCAGGATttagatagaaaaaatattttctccaaTTTTGGATCAGTAGGCCTAGCTTATTCAAAATTAGCTTTGGCAGGGCAGATAATACTAATTTAGGGCTTaatcatgattattataaatttattattccatCATAATgcatatttttgtcattttattgattcattcgtTTGATTAGAGTTAATCAGATAGTAAAAGTGGGGTAACTATGCTCCAAAATCCATGGAGCAGAGTAACCCCACTTTCACTCAAAATTAACCTCACTTTGAGAATTGCAAAATATCTTACTAGAATATCATGATATATCCATGAAGCTTGGTACTTCAGTGTATAAAACCGGTATATAGACAGGGAAAATACTCTTACCTGGAAACATTGATGAATTACTGACTCACTTAGCAAATTATGGAGTAGAATATTTTCAGCAAAAACGATCACCAGATGTAAACAATCAAAACTACCAATAAATTGGCGGGAAGACACGCAAACACATCACAGTTTGTTAGTAATAGGTaccaacattataattcaaaaattaccaaCACTCTCAGACTTAAGCTTCTCATTCTAGAACGATTCAAACTTTTCCCGAAAATGGAGCAGAGTAACCCCTACAGGAGCAAAGTAACCCCGTTTGACGGTACTTAGATTGGGCTAAAAGATAACTCAGAGCAACAAACTTACCTTAGTGTTGGGCTAACCTCAAAACTACGTGACTCTAGTGGCAGACATTTGCATCAAACTGGAGTGAGTGACAAGAGATAGATGAGCTTTGGTAAGGATGTAGTGAATAGTATACCGAAGGCTGTGGCTAGTAACATGGTGGTTAATTTGAACTCCTATTTGGTTTAAAAATCATACAAATGTTTGTCCACATATGTGGACAGTGggactgtatatatatattctagTTATAACATTAATTTGCACATGACAAATCTATCTATGTATGCActaaaggaataaaaatcattcttattcttattcataagaTAATGTTATCTctataaagaaaaatataaatctcagtgccctttttgaaatgttttgtgcATGTTTCGGGCGTTGATGCCATTTTTGGGTGATTTGAAGTGGATAGGTAGGTACTGCTGGAGGATTCTTGTTGTGATCATGTGTTGGTGTGTTCATGTGATTTGATGGACTGGAACTGTAGGTTTTGGATTTGGATTCGCGTGGGTCTGTCAAGGATGGGGTTGTTGGTGTCTGGTTGGATTGAGTTTGTTGTTTTGTCTCTGTTTAGTTTTGCTGCTCTGTAAATGTGGGGTTCTTCTTTGGCATTCAGTTTTCCACTTCTGTCACCATGGTTTGGTGTTTTCATGTTGGAGTTCATGTCTGTGGGGTTGTGGCCTGAGTCTGTTGGGTGTTCAGCAAGTGCTGAACACTTGATGGATTCGGGCCATGATTTTGCAGATATGAGTTCCAATGTGAGGGTGCTGGATTGTGGTGATGGAGGTGGAAAGCTGAATGTTGGAGAGGAATTTCGTATTTGTGGAGCGGCGGAATTGAACAGAGATGGAATGGTGGACTTGATCCAATTGGACACCGGTGGCCCCATTTTTGATGGACTCGTGCGGGTTTGGATCCGGGATTTGCAGTTTTGGTTCATTGAATCATGTGAGTGCGCTGGCATGTGATCGTGGTGGGAGTCTTCCAGCAgtgtttgtttgtttgcttTATGTCGCTTGAGGGTGGCGTCGGTGTCCGGGACATGTTGTGATGGAATGTTTCAGGAAGGATGCTgagatttttgtttttctttatatttatattacaagtagccctatacagagaAGAGATAATTAATGTTATCTCTTCTCTATAGTTTTAATGACTATCATTGGGAATTGGGAAAATGTCATTGAAACTTTTACTGACCTGTTGTGTCCTGTTGTGCTTGAACACGCCACTTTTCTGGAATGACCGGTACAGGATTGTTAGGCTTCACTACCGGCATTTTTCTGGTATCAGCTGGTGCCGCTAAGATTCTGTTCTCGGATAGTGGAACCCGTGTCAGAGTTAGAGAAGGCACTTTTCTGATGTCCTCTGGATCAGGGTTACGGTTCTCGTCCCCTCTGAAAGTTACAGTCTTGCGTTTCTGTTTTGGTGGAGCTGATTTGTCGCCAGTTGATGCATGATGTCGCTGATACGTGTGTATTTGTCATACTGTATTCAATATTTGACATTGCctattgttctaagaatttaaTGGCAgaaatcatatttattattatttatttatttaaattagaatattattttaacatATCGTTATTGGAATTAGAATGATGAGTTTTTGGAATGATTCTTGAATTATCATTATGAACAAAATAAGCATAACGTGAGTAGGCTAAGCataaacaatgaaaaatgttgataaaaactTACAACTGAGTGGGCCTTCACCTGGAGGTACAATACTTTCCCAATCAATTTCTGGTTCGTCATATGGTGCTGAAAACAAATAAatcatatttacaaaaaatgtacattatttatcataaaaacaCTTCAGTTACATGGTCtacttttgaacaaattaataaaaacaatataaaaatctttcaGTATTACCCATTAGTTTgcaaaactttaaaatagttcaagtagtttcaagttgaaaatgactCAAGTTAGGTTTaaactagtcgttgaactattttaaagttttaaaaaaagggtactac
It encodes:
- the LOC120350301 gene encoding uncharacterized protein LOC120350301 gives rise to the protein MSGGDWVAALSVPSATLGAICGDAGTELDHHMTNQKLIGKVLYLQVKAHSVRHHASTGDKSAPPKQKRKTVTFRGDENRNPDPEDIRKVPSLTLTRVPLSENRILAAPADTRKMPVVKPNNPVPVIPEKWRVQAQQDTTECQEGRLRR
- the LOC120350624 gene encoding uncharacterized protein LOC120350624, translated to MKKLMEFTQPGSEQNLKSGFRTCGIYPISLDELLKKIPTSTSVNVEDIESSFLESLEKKRGRWTEKSSRGKRKQMTVPPGKSIGPEHFQTDISCSSSGSSTGQVTAPETCASNDRAASKLKKAKTVEELASQNRCKHRRIEKSPKKRVDSIAHLDESDDEDDDLNKVIDEYEREENEENDFISMLEGSKDLKSSFSLPSPERKVGEFVVFNYEGEFFPGRVLSFNEDEVCILSMKSLKSWKWPDIEDKHQYPWEDVVGRINNPKMISKRGFYSIPELDRIWM